Proteins encoded together in one uncultured Desulfosarcina sp. window:
- a CDS encoding cobalamin-dependent protein (Presence of a B(12) (cobalamin)-binding domain implies dependence on cobalamin itself, in one of its several forms, or in some unusual lineages, dependence on a cobalamin-like analog.): protein MKDLTDAMADMNEDKALELTQKYLDAGESPVEIFRAYQAAMEEIGKRFEQNLYFVPELIMAGEMMKAGAALIKPHLKDGAEGEGAGKIGKFLIATIQGDIHDIGKNIMGMMLDLNGFEVMDLGVDVPLQKIVDAAKEFKPNVIGLSGLLTLAFDPMKALVDKLKDEGVRNDYKVIIGGAQMDQHVCDYVGADAWVTDAVAGVNQSKSWVAA from the coding sequence ATGAAAGATTTGACAGATGCCATGGCGGACATGAACGAGGATAAAGCCCTCGAACTAACCCAAAAGTACCTGGACGCAGGAGAAAGTCCAGTTGAAATTTTCAGGGCCTACCAGGCTGCCATGGAAGAAATCGGCAAACGTTTCGAACAAAACCTTTATTTCGTGCCGGAGCTGATCATGGCCGGCGAGATGATGAAGGCGGGTGCAGCACTGATCAAACCCCATCTCAAGGACGGCGCCGAAGGCGAAGGTGCCGGGAAAATCGGCAAGTTCCTCATCGCCACCATCCAAGGAGACATTCACGATATCGGCAAGAACATCATGGGCATGATGCTGGACTTGAACGGCTTCGAGGTCATGGACCTGGGCGTTGACGTACCCCTTCAGAAGATCGTCGATGCAGCCAAGGAGTTCAAACCCAATGTAATCGGCCTCAGCGGACTCTTGACCCTGGCCTTCGACCCGATGAAAGCCCTTGTGGACAAGCTGAAAGACGAAGGTGTCAGGAACGATTACAAGGTCATCATCGGAGGCGCCCAGATGGATCAGCATGTATGCGACTACGTCGGGGCGGATGCCTGGGTTACGGATGCCGTCGCCGGTGTCAACCAGAGCAAGTCCTGGGTGGCTGCGTAG